The proteins below are encoded in one region of Bremerella sp. P1:
- a CDS encoding HD-GYP domain-containing protein yields MDTRISILVVDDDDIALDMIESYLTREGFLVFTAINGVEAVKRLEENEIQIVVTDWEMPMMNGLELVREIRGRFTEHYIYSILLTSRGRNDEIVEGMASGADDFMVKPFNPPELLARINAGVRLIGLETRDLVIFSLARLAESRDTETGQHLERVRQYSRRLAREMSALPEFAHVIDGEFVRLIYQTSPLHDIGKVGIPDGVLLKPGKLTKDEFEVMKKHTILGAETLDAALKQFPKAKFLQMARDIAVAHHEKWDGSGYPYGLSGLEIPLAARIVAVADVYDALTTRRIYKDAFSTDYAEGIIREGSGKHFDPEVVRAFEACKEDFVRFVEQYSDPVESSEELTATS; encoded by the coding sequence ATGGATACACGCATCAGCATTTTGGTGGTCGATGACGACGACATAGCGCTCGATATGATCGAGAGCTATCTGACGCGGGAAGGCTTCCTGGTATTCACGGCAATCAACGGCGTCGAAGCGGTCAAGCGACTGGAGGAGAATGAAATCCAGATCGTCGTGACCGACTGGGAAATGCCAATGATGAACGGCCTGGAACTCGTTCGTGAGATCCGGGGACGTTTTACGGAACACTATATTTACAGCATCTTGTTGACCAGTCGTGGCCGAAATGACGAGATCGTCGAAGGCATGGCATCGGGGGCGGACGACTTCATGGTCAAGCCCTTCAATCCGCCAGAGCTTTTGGCACGGATCAATGCGGGCGTTCGCTTAATCGGGCTGGAAACACGCGACCTGGTTATTTTTTCGCTCGCACGTTTGGCGGAATCGCGAGACACGGAAACGGGCCAACACCTGGAACGCGTGCGGCAGTACTCGCGGCGACTAGCGCGAGAGATGTCGGCCCTGCCTGAGTTCGCGCACGTTATCGACGGCGAATTTGTTCGATTGATCTATCAGACGAGCCCGCTGCACGATATCGGCAAGGTTGGCATTCCGGACGGGGTCCTGCTCAAGCCTGGTAAGTTGACCAAGGATGAGTTCGAGGTCATGAAGAAGCACACCATCCTTGGAGCGGAAACACTCGACGCAGCCCTCAAGCAGTTCCCCAAAGCCAAGTTCTTGCAGATGGCCAGGGACATTGCAGTGGCTCATCACGAGAAATGGGATGGAAGTGGATATCCCTATGGCTTGAGTGGTTTGGAAATCCCACTAGCTGCTCGGATTGTCGCGGTGGCCGACGTATACGATGCTTTGACAACCAGACGCATCTACAAGGATGCTTTCAGCACCGATTACGCGGAAGGCATTATTCGCGAAGGGAGCGGAAAGCATTTCGACCCCGAAGTTGTGCGGGCATTTGAAGCCTGCAAGGAAGATTTCGTACGCTTTGTTGAGCAGTATTCCGATCCAGTTGAATCGTCGGAAGAGTTGACGGCGACCAGCTGA
- a CDS encoding sulfatase family protein — translation MNFLKLSVVSLSLFALSATLGLAAEQDNPQLPNVIVVMADDLGIGDVSATNPECKIKTPNLEQMAAEGLTFLDAHTPSSVCTPTRYGLLTGRYNWRSRLARGVLSGTSEHLIPADRPTLGHLMKGAGYHTAMFGKWHLGWDWHKENGKIDFTKPVTNGPDINGFDQYYGHCGSLDMPPYVWVDTGRVTAVPEREEGVTSKEDRYGWYRKGPIGPDFVIEEVLPHLFDKSIAYVNERAKPEHADQPFFLYLPLPAPHTPIVPVPPFKGASGLNPYGDFVMQVDHHMGQLFAALKDNKLDENTLVFFTSDNGCSPQANFPLLLEKGHDPSAVYRGHKADIYEGGHRVPFIVRWPGHIEKGRKTNALACLTDIYSTLETITNQPRKPTGGEDGYSLVSVFEGEETSGRDTLISHSISGHFAVRQGDWKLCLSHGSGGWSDPREPSAIKQGLPAMQLFNLSSDPGEQENLVESHPEKVKQLLELLETQVEQGRCTPGEKVENDRKITFQVR, via the coding sequence ATGAATTTTCTAAAACTCTCTGTCGTCTCGCTAAGCCTTTTCGCGCTTTCTGCAACGCTTGGACTTGCCGCCGAGCAAGATAATCCCCAACTGCCGAACGTAATTGTCGTGATGGCAGACGACCTGGGAATTGGCGATGTTTCTGCGACCAATCCGGAATGCAAGATCAAGACTCCGAATCTTGAACAGATGGCGGCCGAGGGCCTCACCTTTCTCGATGCGCATACTCCCAGTTCGGTTTGTACCCCGACTCGCTATGGTCTTCTGACGGGACGATACAACTGGCGTTCGCGACTCGCTCGTGGTGTCTTGAGTGGAACGAGCGAACATCTCATTCCAGCCGATCGCCCCACGCTTGGGCATTTAATGAAAGGGGCCGGCTACCACACGGCCATGTTCGGCAAGTGGCATCTCGGCTGGGACTGGCATAAAGAAAACGGCAAGATTGACTTCACCAAGCCAGTGACCAATGGGCCTGATATCAACGGCTTCGATCAGTACTACGGCCATTGCGGCTCGCTCGATATGCCTCCGTACGTATGGGTCGATACCGGACGAGTTACGGCAGTTCCGGAGCGTGAGGAAGGGGTGACTTCTAAAGAGGATCGTTACGGCTGGTATCGTAAAGGTCCAATTGGTCCCGACTTTGTCATTGAAGAAGTCTTGCCGCACCTGTTTGATAAGTCGATTGCCTACGTCAACGAGCGAGCCAAGCCAGAACACGCGGACCAGCCGTTCTTTCTGTACCTGCCGCTGCCAGCTCCCCACACGCCGATTGTGCCTGTTCCGCCGTTTAAGGGGGCCAGTGGCTTGAATCCATACGGTGACTTCGTCATGCAGGTCGATCATCACATGGGGCAATTGTTCGCTGCGTTGAAGGACAACAAGCTCGACGAAAACACGTTGGTCTTCTTTACCAGTGACAACGGCTGCTCGCCACAGGCAAACTTTCCGTTGCTCTTGGAAAAAGGCCATGATCCGAGTGCGGTCTATCGTGGACACAAAGCAGACATCTACGAAGGAGGGCATCGTGTTCCCTTCATCGTTCGATGGCCAGGACATATCGAAAAGGGACGCAAGACCAACGCGTTGGCGTGCCTGACCGATATCTATTCAACGCTGGAAACGATTACTAATCAGCCTCGCAAGCCGACCGGGGGCGAAGATGGTTACAGCTTGGTGTCGGTCTTTGAAGGCGAAGAAACGTCGGGTCGCGATACGCTTATCAGCCATTCCATCTCGGGGCACTTTGCTGTTCGACAAGGCGACTGGAAACTGTGCTTGTCGCATGGGAGTGGTGGGTGGAGTGATCCAAGAGAGCCTTCGGCGATCAAGCAAGGCTTGCCTGCGATGCAGTTGTTCAACTTGAGCTCTGACCCCGGCGAACAAGAGAACCTGGTCGAAAGCCATCCCGAAAAGGTCAAGCAGCTTCTGGAATTGCTTGAAACGCAGGTCGAACAGGGACGCTGCACGCCAGGTGAAAAGGTGGAAAACGACCGTAAGATCACGTTCCAGGTTAGATAA
- a CDS encoding outer membrane protein assembly factor BamB family protein, giving the protein MPDSLTAEPNAIWKASLSSNGLGGIAANDRYVILGYRDFDDFQDVFQCLDARTGNPVWNLEYLAVDTLDYGLSTRATPSIVDDKVILLGAMGDLHCVQLATGKIIWKHNLKSEFKFDGELPWGYCGSPLITEDKVIVQAGGTDASLVAFDLSDGTLVWKSPGLAPSYGSLIIGSFGGRKQIVGHDATTLGGWDVATGKRLWRLEPVIEGDFNVPTPVQIGDKLLITTENNGTRLYQFQEDGTIDPQPVMENRKLRPDMSSPVVVGNRVFCVNRFLFCLDLSEDLRELARVRDEALGDYGAIIASDNRLLVVGDGQILLVDATSNDCPVLSRLAFSEEKIDAFSHPALVGDRLFLRSGAELTCLQLSP; this is encoded by the coding sequence CTGCCCGATTCCCTGACGGCGGAACCAAATGCGATTTGGAAGGCTTCGCTTTCCAGCAACGGCTTAGGAGGCATCGCTGCAAATGATCGCTACGTGATTCTGGGCTATCGAGATTTCGACGACTTCCAGGACGTTTTTCAGTGTTTGGATGCCCGGACTGGCAACCCGGTGTGGAATCTCGAATATCTGGCGGTCGATACGCTTGACTACGGTTTGTCGACACGTGCCACGCCGAGCATTGTCGACGACAAAGTTATTCTCCTGGGTGCTATGGGAGACCTGCACTGTGTTCAGCTTGCCACCGGCAAGATCATTTGGAAACACAATCTGAAGTCCGAGTTCAAGTTTGATGGCGAACTGCCCTGGGGCTACTGCGGTTCCCCGTTAATCACAGAAGACAAGGTCATAGTTCAGGCTGGCGGCACCGACGCTTCCCTGGTCGCCTTTGATTTGTCCGATGGTACGTTGGTATGGAAATCCCCGGGCCTTGCGCCTTCGTACGGTTCACTCATCATCGGTTCGTTCGGCGGGCGAAAACAGATTGTTGGACACGACGCAACAACCCTGGGCGGCTGGGATGTCGCTACCGGCAAACGGCTCTGGAGGCTGGAGCCGGTGATTGAAGGAGACTTCAACGTACCGACTCCCGTTCAAATCGGTGACAAACTTCTGATCACTACCGAGAACAACGGCACGCGGCTCTACCAATTCCAGGAAGACGGCACGATCGATCCCCAGCCGGTCATGGAAAACAGGAAGCTCCGCCCCGACATGAGTTCGCCAGTGGTCGTCGGGAACCGCGTCTTCTGTGTCAATCGCTTTCTTTTCTGCCTGGATCTCTCAGAAGACTTGCGGGAACTTGCACGGGTACGTGACGAGGCTCTGGGAGACTACGGAGCGATCATCGCGAGTGACAATCGCTTGCTGGTCGTCGGTGACGGACAAATACTGCTCGTCGACGCGACATCCAACGATTGTCCGGTTCTTTCCCGCCTCGCGTTTTCGGAAGAAAAGATCGATGCCTTCTCTCACCCAGCATTGGTGGGTGACCGGCTTTTCCTTCGCAGCGGAGCGGAACTGACCTGTCTGCAATTGTCTCCGTAG
- a CDS encoding PhnD/SsuA/transferrin family substrate-binding protein, which yields MRFQLRIVVLAVLVTCSVLALRSEAAETKALTMVVMDPLAAPLSCPCVEGYAQRKYEHLEAFLEAKLDRSINLLFVESLESLKQEDLAGGTIDLIIGKDSVVRFDAKTRDLRVTPLGRLTDKDGSTTQFGMIVVGRDDPAQKPADLQGYQIYFGASEAEEKHQAAIELLNDAGVKLPNTLQISQACSDGACKILELKDDAKGAAVISSYAAPLLEGCGTIKKGDLRVIGKTKMVPFITAFATHHVGPNEKKELKQALMDVLTEPELCAQLETLIGFVPLDTKDSSVKKK from the coding sequence ATGCGATTCCAACTACGTATCGTCGTGTTGGCCGTTCTGGTCACTTGTTCCGTCTTGGCTCTACGCTCCGAAGCTGCCGAAACCAAGGCTTTGACCATGGTCGTCATGGACCCATTGGCGGCCCCCTTGTCTTGTCCTTGCGTCGAAGGTTACGCCCAGCGCAAGTACGAGCACCTCGAGGCCTTTCTTGAGGCAAAACTGGATCGGTCGATCAATCTATTGTTTGTCGAGTCGTTGGAATCGCTCAAGCAGGAAGACCTCGCCGGAGGCACTATCGATTTGATCATCGGCAAAGACTCGGTTGTTCGATTCGATGCGAAAACGCGTGATCTCAGGGTCACGCCGTTGGGCCGTCTGACGGACAAGGATGGATCGACCACGCAGTTCGGCATGATCGTCGTTGGCCGGGATGATCCAGCTCAGAAGCCGGCCGACCTTCAAGGGTATCAAATCTATTTCGGAGCAAGCGAAGCCGAGGAAAAGCACCAGGCAGCAATCGAATTGTTGAACGATGCCGGCGTGAAGCTACCTAACACGCTTCAGATTTCACAGGCATGCAGTGACGGGGCATGTAAGATTCTGGAGTTGAAAGACGACGCCAAAGGAGCAGCCGTCATCTCAAGCTACGCAGCACCACTTTTGGAAGGTTGCGGCACCATCAAGAAAGGAGACCTTCGCGTCATCGGCAAGACGAAGATGGTTCCTTTCATTACGGCGTTTGCTACCCACCACGTGGGTCCAAACGAAAAGAAAGAACTCAAGCAGGCACTCATGGACGTGCTTACTGAACCTGAGCTTTGCGCCCAACTAGAAACGCTCATCGGATTCGTTCCCTTAGACACTAAAGATAGCTCCGTAAAAAAAAAGTAA